Within Mycobacterium heckeshornense, the genomic segment CGGCGGGGCCGGTCGATGCCGCCGATCTAGCATGACCCGCCGGGTCCGGGACTGCCGGTGCTGTGGTCGCGCGGTCGGCAAACCAGAGCGTGACCTTTGTGCTCGTTGCCACTGGGCGCGGTGTCACGCACCGATCAAACACCGCTGCCCGCGCTGCGGTGTGTTGCGGGTTCTGGGGCCGGACACCGGATGCTGCGCGCGCTGTTCGCGCACCTGCCGGATCTGCAATGCGCCAGTGCTGTTCGTCGACCGCGACCTCTGCGGGCAGTGCGCTCGGCGGCAACGCTTGGACGCCAACCGAGCCGAGTGTCCACGCTGCGGAAAACGCCGGATCCTGCGACCCACCACCGGCTGGTGTGGCTCCTGCTCACATCCGGGCCGGCCACCGAATCCGGATGCGGCCTGTGTCGACTGCGGACGGGTCACTCGACTGACCGGGGCGGGACGGTGCCAAAGATGTTGGGCCCGCTCGCCGCATCGAATCCCAGTCCGAGCGGCTAATCTTGCGGCGACACTCGAGAATCCACCCGACTGGCTCGGCGACTTCGCCGCCTATCTCATCGGACGCCACCATCCCGACCGCGCCTGCGCCATGCTGACCCGGCTCGGCACACGATTGGCCGACAACCACCCGGTGCATCCGCAGGCCCTGCTGGAATCCGTGGCCACTGACGTTCCGCTCGCGCGGGCCCTGGAGGACTTCCTCACCGCCCGTCAACTGGCGTTACCGACCGATCGCGAGGAACGCCGCGCCGCCACCCGCCGCCAATCCCGTATCGACGCGGTGCCCCCACCCCTGCGCCAGGCGGTGGCCGGGTTTGCCGAGCACCTGGTCGCCAGCCGCGATCGTGCCCGCCGCACCGGCACCCACCCGCGCGGGCATCCCACGCTCGAGGCCCGGCTTGGGGCCGTGCGTGACTTCGCTCAGTTCTTGTCCATGGCGCGCGGCAAAACTGACTGGGCCACCATTGAGGTCGGCGACATCGAAGCCTTCCTGCACGCTCATCCCAGCCGGCGTGCCTTCTACCTGACCGGGCTGCGCCAGTTCTGCCGCTACGGTCTGCGCCGCCGGCTAATGCTCATCAACCCCACGAAAGGCTTGACTGCGCCGCAGACCATGGCATTCCGCGGCCCGACGCTGCCTGTCGACCGGCAACGCGAACTGTTCCAGCGGTGGAGCACAGACCCCGAGGTGCACCCGCACGAGGCGTTCGTCGGGCTGGCCGCCCTGCTGCACGGCGCCACCACACAAGAACTGCAGCACCTCACCGATGCGGACATCGACAACAACCGCCGCCGGATCCGGCTGGGTCGCCGACCACAACCCACCCCATTGGACCCGTGGACCTGGACCGCACTGCATCGCTGCCTCGACCACCGGAAGGTGCTGGGCGGCAACAATTCCCACCTGTTGGTCACCATGCAGACCAAAGCCACCCGGGCGCCGGCCTCCGACGGCTACATCAAGAACACCCTGCGCGCGGTCGGCATCCAGCCCCGGATCCTGCGCTCGACACGGCTGGTAGACCTCGTCGGCACGGTCGACGCGAAACTCGTCGCCGCTGCCTACGGCATGCACCACGAAGCTGTCGTCGCCTACCTCGCAGACCACGTTGACACCGCCCGTCTGCCGAACTCGTGATACTTCAGGCGCCACCTCGCACACCTTCGCGCGAACCCGTGCGCTTTCGCACGGTTTTGGCAGAAGGTCATCATCGACCTGCGCAACCGCGGAGTACGCGACATCCTCATCGCCTGCTGCGACGGGCTGACCGGCTTGCCTGATGCGATCCGCTCGATCTTCCCCGATACCGTGATCCAAACCTCATCTATTAACAATGGATCGGCCGGGATGGTCTCGGCGTTCACCTGCACCACCACGGGCAGGGCCCACGCAAACGCGTCACCTTCGAGGTCCACATGCAGACCTGTCCGCCCGTGGTGGCTGCGGGGCGTGGACCGGCCAGCGAGAGCAGCGCCACCGCTGTGGGCGGTGAGTGCCGAGATGAGGTTCCGGGCAGGCCTCGCGATCGCAGGGTGAACCTTTCACATTGAAAGGGATCCAAGTGCAATGAATCAGAGTACTCTGCAACGGCCGAACAGCTTCTGGTGTGGGATCGACTGGGGCGGGCGCTTCCATCACCTGTGTGTGCTGGATGGCACCGGCCAGCAGCTGCTCAGTCGCAAGGTCGCTCACACCGTCGATGGTCTGGCCGTCCTGGTCGGGTTGATTGCTTCGTTCACCGGTGCGGTCCGGATCGCGATCGAGCGGGCCGAAGGGCTACTGGTCGAATATCTCCAGCACCACTGCGATGCCGAAATTTATTGCGTGTCACCGAAAATCTCGGCGCGAGCACGCGAACGCTATCGGATGGCGGCCGCCAAGTCCGACGAATTCGATGCCTATGTGTTGGCCGATACGTTGCGTCACCAGTATGCCCAGTGGCGGCCGTTGGCCGTTCCGTCGCCGCTTCTAGCGGAGCTGACCGCAGTGAGCCGCGATCGTCAACGCATCCTGGATATGCAGGTGGACACCGAGAATCGACTGCGGTCAATCTTGGATGCCTATCATCCGTGCCCGTTGCACCTGTTTTCTGCACTGGACCGGGACATCACCCTGTCCTTCATCCGCAGCTATCCCACTCCCGTGCAGGCGGGCCGGATCACCGCTGCGCGGATGGGCGCGTTCACGTCCCGGCACGGCTACAGTGGCCGGCACAAACCCGAGACACTTGTCGCCCGGATGCAGCCGCATCTGCTATCGGCGAGCGACGGCACCGTTGCTGGCAAAGCGTTGGCGGCCAAAGCATTCACCGAACAACTGGCTCTACTCAACACCCATTTGCGAGCCCATGACAAACGACTGGGCGAACTGCTCGAGGCGCACCCGGACACCCCGATCTTCACCAGTTTCCCCGGCATCGGACCGGTCACCGCCGCCGTGTTGATCTCCGAAATGGGTGAGGAGCGCAGTCGTTTTCCTTCGGCGCCGTCATTGTTGGCAGAGACCGGCTTGGCTCCGGTCACCAAGGTGTCCGGGCGCACACGTCAGGTTCGCTTCCGCTACGCCGCCAACCGGCGGATGCGGCACGCCATCGACTGGTGGATGTTCGTCGCCGTCCGTGAAGACCTCTGATCGGCCGACATCTACCAACACGCCCGCGCCGCCGGCCACCCACACCATCGTGCCCTGCGTGGCCTGGGCGCCCGCTGGTGTCGCATCTTGTGGCGCTGCTGGCACGACCACAACCCCTACGACCCGGCCATCCACCACCGCGCCACCGCCGCCTAACAACCCCACCCCGCCCCCGCGCTGAGCAAAGTCAGCCCGCCGCGGCGATCAATCATGCCCACGACCCGAGGTTGACAGCGGGAGTCTGTGTGGTGCATGTTATTCGCAATGCGATGCGGTTCGTGTCGTATAAGGACCGCCGCAAGGTCGCCTCGTCGATGCGGGCCATCTATCCCGAAGTTCCCCCCTTCTGAGAGGGGGCTGATTTCCTTTCTGCTTTGTGAGCAGGTGTTTCAGTGTTCATGTGCCGGCAAGGCGTAATCATGTATTCGCAAGACTTGTTCGGCGTGTCATTTTCTAAATTCGCTACTCTCGTACTGCTGTTGTGCTAGAAAGTAATCATGTACGTGACGCGGGTGCCCAACCGTGGATCACCGCCGGCGGTGCTGTTGCGCGAAAGTTACCGCGAGAACGGCAAGGTGAAAACCCGCACGCTGGCCAACCTGTCGCGCTGGCCCGAGCACAAGGTGGACAAACTGCAGCGCGCGCTCAAGGGCCTGCCGGGGAGGGGCGATCTGGCCGGGGCGTTTGACATCACCCGCAGCCTGCCGCACGGGCATGTGGCCGCGGTGTTGGGCACCGCCGCCAAGCTGGGCATGGCCGAGCTGATCGACCCCGCCCCGTCGCGTAACCGGGACTTGGTGTGCGCCATGCTGGCCGCGTCGGTGATCGAGCCGGGCTCCAAGCTGGCGATGGCGCGCGGGCTGCGCATCGAGACCGCCACCAGCACCCTGGGTGCGGTGCTGGGCGTGGCGGGTGCCGATGAGGATGACCTGTATGACGCGATGGACTGGGTGGTCGAGCGCCAGGATGCCATCGAAAACTCGTTGGCCGCACGGCATCTGGCCAACGGAACCCTGGTGCTCTATGACGTGTCCTCGGCGGCGTTCGAGGGCCACACCTGCCCGTTAGGGAAAATCGGGCATGCCCGCGACGGGGTCAAAGGCCGGTTGCAGATCGTCTACGGGCTGCTGTGCTCACCAGCCGGGGTGCCGATCGCCATTGAGGTGTTCGACGGCAACACCGCCGACCCGAAAACCCTGGGCGCCCAGATCACCAAGCTCAAGACCCGGTTCGGGCTGACCACCATCGCCCTGGTGGGGGATCGGGGCATGCTCACCAGCGCGCGCATCCGCGACGAGCTGCACCCGGCGCAGTTGGATTGGATCAGCGCGCTGCGCGCCCCGCAGATCAAGGCATTGGTCGACGACGGGGCGCTGCAGCTGTCGCTGTTCGACGAGCAGAACCTGTTCGAGATCACCCACCCCGACTACCCCGGCGAGCGGCTGGTGTGCTGCCACAACCCCGCCCTGGCTGATGAGCGTGCCCGCAAACGCGGCGAGCTGCTGGCGGCCACCGAACACGAACTACAGACCATCGCCGAGGCCACCCGCCGCGCCAAACGACCACTACGCGGGCGGGACAAGATCGCGCTGCGGGTGGGCAAGGTGCGCAACAAGTTCAAGATGGCCAAGCATTTTGACCTGCAAATCACCGACGAAGCGTTCAGTTTCTCCCGCAACCAGGACGCCATCGCCGCCGAGGCCGCCCTCGACGGCATCTACGTGCTCCGCACCAGCCTGCCCGACCAGACACTGCAGCGCGACGAGGTCGTGCTGCGCTACAAGGACCTCGCCGACGTCGAACGGTTCTTCCGCACCCTCAACACCGAACTGGACGTGCGACCCATCCGGCACCGCCTCGCCGATCGGGTGCGCGCGCACATGCTCCTACGGATGCTGTCCTACTACATCAGCTGGCACATGAAACAAGCCCTCGCACCAATCCTTTTCCAGGACAACGACAAACCCGCCGCCGCCGCCAAACGTGCCGACCCCGTCGCTCCCGCCCAACGCTCCGATCAAGCGCTGGCCAAGGCAGCGCGCAAACGCACCGAAAACGACTACCCGGTGCACAGCTTCACCAGCCTGCTCGCCGACCTGGCCACCATCTGCGCCAACCACATCCAGCCCACCGACGACCTGCCGGCATTCACCAAGATCACCAACCCCACCCCACTACAGCGGCGAGCCTTCGAACTACTCGGCGTCTCACACCGCCACGGACTCGCGTAGTCAGCACACCAACACAAAACCCCAGCTCAACCCACTAAACCGCTCCACACCAGGGGGAACTTCGGACTATTCGGCGCCCACCGTAGATGCCGCTGAGCTCGCGCTCAAAGAGTTTGACCGCGATTTCGGTGCGCAATACCCCGGCGCGATCGACGTGTGGCGGGGCGCCTGGCCAGAGTTCATTGCCTTCCTGGATTACCCGGTGGAACTACGCAAGATCGTGTACACGACAAACGCGATCGAGTCCATCCAGCTACGCAAAATCACCAAGAACCGCGGACATTTCCCGGACAAGGACTCTGCGATCAAGTTGCTGTACTTGGGGTTGCGCAACATCTCCAGCCACAGAGGAGGCTATTCGGGGACGGGAACCTACAACTGGACTGTGGCGCTTAACACCCTGGCGAAACTGTTCCCTGGACGGA encodes:
- a CDS encoding integrase, which produces MLTRLGTRLADNHPVHPQALLESVATDVPLARALEDFLTARQLALPTDREERRAATRRQSRIDAVPPPLRQAVAGFAEHLVASRDRARRTGTHPRGHPTLEARLGAVRDFAQFLSMARGKTDWATIEVGDIEAFLHAHPSRRAFYLTGLRQFCRYGLRRRLMLINPTKGLTAPQTMAFRGPTLPVDRQRELFQRWSTDPEVHPHEAFVGLAALLHGATTQELQHLTDADIDNNRRRIRLGRRPQPTPLDPWTWTALHRCLDHRKVLGGNNSHLLVTMQTKATRAPASDGYIKNTLRAVGIQPRILRSTRLVDLVGTVDAKLVAAAYGMHHEAVVAYLADHVDTARLPNS
- a CDS encoding IS1634 family transposase gives rise to the protein MYVTRVPNRGSPPAVLLRESYRENGKVKTRTLANLSRWPEHKVDKLQRALKGLPGRGDLAGAFDITRSLPHGHVAAVLGTAAKLGMAELIDPAPSRNRDLVCAMLAASVIEPGSKLAMARGLRIETATSTLGAVLGVAGADEDDLYDAMDWVVERQDAIENSLAARHLANGTLVLYDVSSAAFEGHTCPLGKIGHARDGVKGRLQIVYGLLCSPAGVPIAIEVFDGNTADPKTLGAQITKLKTRFGLTTIALVGDRGMLTSARIRDELHPAQLDWISALRAPQIKALVDDGALQLSLFDEQNLFEITHPDYPGERLVCCHNPALADERARKRGELLAATEHELQTIAEATRRAKRPLRGRDKIALRVGKVRNKFKMAKHFDLQITDEAFSFSRNQDAIAAEAALDGIYVLRTSLPDQTLQRDEVVLRYKDLADVERFFRTLNTELDVRPIRHRLADRVRAHMLLRMLSYYISWHMKQALAPILFQDNDKPAAAAKRADPVAPAQRSDQALAKAARKRTENDYPVHSFTSLLADLATICANHIQPTDDLPAFTKITNPTPLQRRAFELLGVSHRHGLA
- a CDS encoding IS110 family transposase; translated protein: MNQSTLQRPNSFWCGIDWGGRFHHLCVLDGTGQQLLSRKVAHTVDGLAVLVGLIASFTGAVRIAIERAEGLLVEYLQHHCDAEIYCVSPKISARARERYRMAAAKSDEFDAYVLADTLRHQYAQWRPLAVPSPLLAELTAVSRDRQRILDMQVDTENRLRSILDAYHPCPLHLFSALDRDITLSFIRSYPTPVQAGRITAARMGAFTSRHGYSGRHKPETLVARMQPHLLSASDGTVAGKALAAKAFTEQLALLNTHLRAHDKRLGELLEAHPDTPIFTSFPGIGPVTAAVLISEMGEERSRFPSAPSLLAETGLAPVTKVSGRTRQVRFRYAANRRMRHAIDWWMFVAVREDL